In the Sarcophilus harrisii chromosome 1, mSarHar1.11, whole genome shotgun sequence genome, one interval contains:
- the LOC116420903 gene encoding pre-B lymphocyte protein 3-like has translation MAPPLLALLLASAAALLLAEPHPGPTQPDALLVFPGQTATLLCALKSDFAIGEQGISWFQQHPGSAPRFLLYYYSEEDQDRKPGLPRRFSASKDPAQNAGVLTISPVQPEDDADYYCSVAY, from the exons ATGGCCCCCCCGCTGCTGGCTCTGCTCCTGGCCAGCGCGGCCGCGCTCCTCCTGGCAG AGCCCCACCCGGGGCCCACCCAGCCCGACGCCCTCCTGGTGTTCCCGGGGCAGACTGCCACGCTGCTGTGCGCCCTGAAGTCGGACTTTGCCATCGGCGAGCAGGGCATCTCGTGGTTCCAGCAGCACCCGGGCAGCGCCCCGCGCTTCCTGCTCTACTACTACTCGGAGGAGGACCAGGACCGCAAGCCCGGGCTGCCCCGGCGCTTCTCGGCCTCCAAGGACCCGGCCCAGAACGCCGGCGTCCTGACCATCTCCCCCGTGCAGCCCGAGGACGACGCCGACTATTACTGCTCCGTGGCTTATTGA
- the MIF gene encoding macrophage migration inhibitory factor, which produces MPMFVVQTNVPRSAVPDSLLGELTAQLAKATGKPAQYIAVHISADQLMAFGGSSEPCALCSLHSIGKIGGPQNKAYSKQLCELLTKHLKVPGDRIYINYYDMNAANVGWNGSTFA; this is translated from the exons ATGCCCATGTTCGTGGTGCAGACCAACGTGCCCCGCTCCGCGGTGCCCGACTCGCTGCTGGGCGAGCTCACGGCGCAGCTGGCCAAGGCCACGGGCAAGCCCGCCCAG tacATCGCCGTGCACATCTCGGCGGACCAGCTGATGGCCTTCGGGGGCTCCTCGGAGCCGTGCGCCCTCTGCAGCCTGCACAGCATCGGCAAGATCGGCGGGCCCCAGAACAAGGCGTACAGCAAGCAGCTCTGCGAGCTGCTCACCAAGCACCTCAAAGTCCCCGGGGACAg GATCTATATCAATTACTACGACATGAACGCCGCCAACGTGGGCTGGAACGGCTCCACCTTTGCCtga